Genomic window (Tistrella bauzanensis):
ATGATTGACGGGAAGAACGTACTGCCGGCGCGCGGCGCGCCATTCAATGAGTGCTTTATGCCCCAGCCTGCTCAATGATGAAAGCGAAGGTGCCCTAGCGAGTGATCGGCGGTTATACCGGCAGGGCTATCGTGCCTAGCTGGGGGTGCGAAAAGCACGGCTCATAGCCCAAGTTTCTATCGAATTGATAATTAAAGATAAATCCGGTCAATTTGTGCGGTGATCGGCGGCCGGTGGCGGGACATGCGGGATACTGATGAGAACTACGTTTACGCTATAGCCCTCTAGCGCCGCATCGTGCGGCGTTCAGCGCTCGGCCATTTTCTGAACGGCCGGGTCTGGGTGGAAAGGCGACCGGCAGCTATGTGGCGCTTGCCAGTGAGAAGCGGTCCAAATCGACAACCGCGAGATCGACCAAGTAGCGACGCTCCTTTTCGTCTGCCCACCCCTCGGGCCAGTTGCCTAGAAGCCAGACGGCTTGATCGAGCCAGGCGAGGTTGAGGATCGAAGCCCAATTGTCCTTCTCCACCGGAACGAACGTCACTTCTTCCTGATAGGATTTGAGAAAGATGCGCCATTGTGCATCGGTCCAGACATGGCCCTGCGCGGAGGGCAGATCGCAATGGAAGAGCAGGAGCGCCACCGCCAGATCGTAAAGTCGCGGCATTCGGGCCGCATGATCGGGATCAACGAGCGTCGGTTGTGGTCCGAACACGAGGTTGGACGCTTTGAAGTCGAAGCTGCATCCTGCGAGTGACAGGCTATCCGCCGTGGCGGCGCTGGCGATCCGATCACTCACAAGAGCTTCTAGGATTGATGGATTCAGGCCGAGATCCCGCATCGTCACGATCGCCGAGGCGAGATGCCGCTCGACCCACTCCTTCGTGCGTACCACAGGTCGATCATGGGTCACGAGACGGTGGGCCTCTGGAGGATCGGCCGCGTGCATCTTGCCGAGCAATCGGCCCGCGCCGGCTATCTGGTCGTCCTCTGCGCGATAACAGGCGCCCTCGATGAATGGATAGACGACCCATTCCTTGCCGTCCGCAAGCCGACGAGGATTGGGCGCAAGGTGAGCCGCCGGGGCGACGACATCCACGCCGAGCCGGCGTAGCGCTGTCAGCCATTCGCCAATCGCCGTGCCGGAGGAATGGACGAGTCCTGTTCGCTTGAGAACCCAATCTCCCAGCCTGTCTCGCACCCGCAGGACAGGCGCATAGTCATACAGCGACACAGGCGCGTCCGGATGATCGAAGACAAAGGATGCTATCGCTTCATGATGATCCATGTCCCTACATTAGCCGGCGCTGCCCGAAGAATGAAGGGCCGTTACCGGACGCGGGATTCTGTCGCTCAAGGGCATCAGATGGACGATTCCTGCGCCAGGGGGCGGGCGAGACCAGCGCGCAGGCGCGTTTGTCGGTCAAATCCAGCCTCCGGAGACTGTAACTCGACTAGAGGGCTATTAAGCCCGCCGCCGTTTGACGGAACCCGCAATTTCGGTAGAACGGCTCAAGGTGTGGCTCGAAATCGACATGCAACCAGCGGGCCCCGCGTTGTCGGGCAAGCGTTGTCGCCTCTTGAACGAGACGGGTTGCGATGCCTCGCCGACGGTAGTCGGGATGAACGCATGTATCGAGAATGAACGCATGGATTCCGCCGTCCCATGCAACATTCACAAATCCGATAATGTTA
Coding sequences:
- a CDS encoding phosphotransferase enzyme family protein; its protein translation is MDHHEAIASFVFDHPDAPVSLYDYAPVLRVRDRLGDWVLKRTGLVHSSGTAIGEWLTALRRLGVDVVAPAAHLAPNPRRLADGKEWVVYPFIEGACYRAEDDQIAGAGRLLGKMHAADPPEAHRLVTHDRPVVRTKEWVERHLASAIVTMRDLGLNPSILEALVSDRIASAATADSLSLAGCSFDFKASNLVFGPQPTLVDPDHAARMPRLYDLAVALLLFHCDLPSAQGHVWTDAQWRIFLKSYQEEVTFVPVEKDNWASILNLAWLDQAVWLLGNWPEGWADEKERRYLVDLAVVDLDRFSLASAT
- a CDS encoding GNAT family N-acetyltransferase, which codes for MLLEYRIDPHPSHDSLNKLWTVAWGAPASTSFADILSRSLGHVGAYEGDNIIGFVNVAWDGGIHAFILDTCVHPDYRRRGIATRLVQEATTLARQRGARWLHVDFEPHLEPFYRNCGFRQTAAGLIAL